The following are from one region of the Yoonia sp. R2331 genome:
- a CDS encoding DUF1636 family protein, with the protein MNHRITVCTSCRHKGTECRPGFELIEKLRLAIANAGDAVPEAFEISGVACMAGCDRPCTVAYHGTKKATYLFGDIDPATDVEDLVAFAKQYAYLHDGWCSSVDRPGKLRKSTLARVPAAIMVIEENEARAS; encoded by the coding sequence ATGAATCATCGCATAACAGTTTGCACATCCTGTCGGCACAAAGGCACTGAATGTCGCCCCGGCTTTGAGCTGATCGAAAAGCTGCGGCTGGCCATTGCCAATGCAGGGGACGCAGTTCCCGAGGCATTCGAGATTTCGGGCGTGGCCTGTATGGCGGGGTGTGATCGCCCATGCACCGTAGCCTATCACGGCACAAAGAAGGCGACGTATCTTTTCGGCGATATCGACCCCGCGACGGACGTCGAAGACCTTGTGGCCTTTGCCAAACAATATGCCTATTTGCACGATGGTTGGTGTTCGTCTGTGGATCGCCCTGGGAAGCTGCGCAAGTCGACATTGGCGCGTGTGCCTGCCGCGATCATGGTCATCGAGGAAAATGAGGCGCGTGCATCGTGA
- a CDS encoding cupin domain-containing protein: MHVKRFADATTYDAPNHWGVTGLRLQGFEDGGPENQWIGFSQFLPGGGAGPDSTPFEKVYVVLEGEMTVEVDGRETILAAMDSCTIPPGEVRRIENKTNHICKMLVVIPYPNGKRPE; encoded by the coding sequence ATGCACGTCAAACGGTTTGCCGATGCCACGACCTATGACGCCCCCAATCACTGGGGCGTCACGGGCCTTCGGCTTCAAGGGTTCGAAGACGGTGGGCCCGAAAACCAATGGATTGGCTTTTCCCAGTTTCTGCCCGGTGGTGGAGCGGGACCGGACAGCACGCCGTTTGAAAAAGTCTACGTCGTTCTCGAAGGGGAAATGACGGTCGAGGTTGATGGCCGGGAAACCATTCTGGCGGCGATGGACAGTTGTACCATCCCGCCAGGTGAAGTCCGGCGCATCGAAAACAAGACGAACCATATTTGCAAAATGCTTGTCGTGATCCCGTATCCCAACGGCAAGAGACCGGAGTAA
- a CDS encoding SDR family NAD(P)-dependent oxidoreductase, whose translation MSLDNPLSMFDVRGKVALITGASGAFGAVAARCLSGAGCKVVLAAGNAKAMAEVANTCAGEVHQINARPDSEAACNQLVADTVAAFGSVDILVVASGMNKVAKITEMEPDTFDGVMDANVTQSWLIARSVSAQMTAQGTGGKIVFVSSARGLLGHPAGYTAYCASKAAVDGLTKALGCELGPTGITVNAIAPTVFRSPLTAWMFEDTPEATKVRDGFLARVPKGRLGEPEDLAGPLLFLSSAASDFYTGHILYADGGYTAG comes from the coding sequence ATGTCCCTCGATAATCCGCTCTCGATGTTTGATGTCCGTGGCAAGGTGGCCTTGATAACCGGGGCCTCTGGTGCCTTTGGCGCGGTGGCCGCACGTTGCCTGTCTGGCGCTGGATGCAAAGTCGTCCTCGCCGCTGGCAATGCCAAAGCTATGGCAGAGGTTGCGAACACCTGCGCGGGCGAGGTCCACCAGATCAACGCCCGCCCCGACAGTGAAGCTGCGTGCAACCAGTTGGTGGCAGATACGGTCGCTGCATTTGGCAGTGTCGACATTCTGGTTGTAGCCTCCGGCATGAATAAGGTCGCCAAGATCACAGAAATGGAGCCGGATACCTTCGATGGGGTGATGGACGCCAATGTGACGCAATCGTGGCTCATCGCTCGGTCTGTATCTGCGCAGATGACGGCGCAGGGGACTGGCGGAAAGATCGTGTTCGTGTCGTCTGCACGCGGCCTGCTTGGTCACCCAGCAGGATACACCGCGTATTGCGCCTCAAAGGCTGCGGTGGACGGCCTTACAAAGGCCCTCGGCTGCGAATTAGGACCGACGGGGATCACTGTGAACGCAATTGCCCCGACAGTGTTCCGCTCTCCGCTTACCGCATGGATGTTCGAAGACACACCAGAAGCGACCAAAGTCCGCGACGGATTTCTGGCCAGAGTACCCAAAGGACGGTTGGGAGAGCCCGAAGATTTGGCTGGCCCCCTGCTCTTTTTGTCCTCTGCCGCGTCTGATTTCTACACAGGCCACATCTTGTATGCCGATGGCGGCTATACGGCGGGCTGA
- a CDS encoding 3-hydroxyacyl-CoA dehydrogenase family protein encodes MRKNIQTAVIGAGLMGHGIALTLARAGQYVRITDPVDAARETVAQRISDSLRSLGEADDQIPKILKKIEICGTVSGAVHDAEIVFEAAPEKLDLKQSIFAEVEAHAPDTCILASNTSVMPITKIMGNLKLKNRALGTHWWNPPHMIPLVEVVRTEWTDAKVADHVFALLADAGKTPVLVNKDVPGFIGNRLQHALWREAISLVENDICDAEAVDTVVKSSFGRRLAVLGPLENVDLVGTDLTLDIHENVLFDLERRAAPSPYLEDLVDQGRFGMKSGEGFRSWTKEEAAQVRARVAQHLQRLDEILLD; translated from the coding sequence ATGCGCAAGAACATCCAAACCGCCGTAATTGGTGCGGGCCTGATGGGGCACGGCATCGCGCTGACGCTGGCGCGTGCGGGGCAATATGTGCGTATCACCGATCCTGTTGATGCCGCCCGCGAAACTGTGGCGCAAAGGATTTCAGATAGTCTCAGAAGCCTCGGCGAAGCTGACGACCAAATCCCCAAGATCCTGAAGAAAATTGAAATCTGCGGCACGGTTTCCGGTGCCGTGCACGACGCGGAAATTGTTTTTGAAGCTGCGCCTGAAAAGCTCGACCTGAAGCAAAGTATCTTTGCAGAGGTAGAAGCACATGCGCCTGACACCTGCATTCTGGCATCGAATACGTCTGTCATGCCGATCACCAAGATTATGGGGAACCTCAAGCTCAAGAACCGCGCATTGGGGACACATTGGTGGAACCCACCCCATATGATTCCACTGGTCGAAGTGGTCCGCACGGAATGGACCGATGCCAAAGTTGCCGATCATGTCTTTGCGTTGCTGGCCGATGCCGGGAAGACACCTGTCTTGGTCAATAAGGATGTGCCCGGCTTCATTGGCAACAGGTTGCAACATGCGCTTTGGCGCGAGGCCATAAGTCTCGTTGAAAATGACATCTGCGATGCAGAAGCCGTCGACACCGTGGTCAAATCCAGTTTTGGCCGCAGGCTTGCGGTCTTGGGTCCGCTTGAAAACGTCGACCTTGTCGGAACGGATCTGACGCTGGATATCCACGAAAACGTTCTGTTTGATCTTGAGCGCCGTGCCGCCCCATCGCCGTACCTGGAGGACCTCGTCGATCAGGGCCGCTTTGGCATGAAGTCGGGCGAAGGCTTTCGCAGCTGGACAAAGGAGGAAGCCGCCCAAGTGCGCGCGCGCGTAGCCCAGCATCTGCAAAGATTGGACGAAATACTTTTAGACTG
- a CDS encoding cyclase family protein, whose amino-acid sequence MVEIRGIEFQSNTENDMGLEFVNLSHRFGYQCPNWPYFKDVAIERKHYMAKSGVLSQTITTTMHVTTHIDAPAHVVQGTPFIDEVPLPHFFGSGLVVSIPKKKWESITGDDLEKACGHAIRKGDVLIINTGWHKQYEDGDYFAYCPGLVQSAADWMVEKGVKVVGHDTQANDHPLATAIGPQRNGPILPHLEEEYKEWSGGRDWKDDFPEWEPVHNTLFSNGILGIENVGGDLDSVTGKRVTFAFFPWNWDRGDGCIIRLVAMTDKQQAYRIEAGETF is encoded by the coding sequence ATGGTGGAAATTCGCGGAATAGAATTCCAATCAAACACAGAAAATGACATGGGGCTCGAGTTTGTGAACCTCAGCCACCGGTTTGGCTATCAGTGTCCGAACTGGCCCTACTTCAAAGACGTCGCCATTGAGCGGAAGCACTACATGGCGAAGTCAGGTGTGCTGAGTCAGACGATCACCACCACCATGCATGTCACCACGCATATCGACGCGCCCGCCCACGTGGTTCAGGGCACACCATTCATTGATGAGGTGCCACTGCCGCACTTCTTTGGGTCCGGCCTTGTCGTCTCGATCCCAAAGAAAAAGTGGGAATCCATCACTGGCGATGACCTTGAAAAGGCCTGCGGCCACGCCATCCGCAAAGGCGACGTGCTCATCATCAACACAGGCTGGCACAAGCAATACGAAGACGGTGACTACTTTGCCTACTGCCCCGGGCTGGTGCAATCGGCCGCCGATTGGATGGTTGAAAAGGGCGTCAAAGTTGTGGGGCACGACACACAAGCCAATGACCATCCGCTGGCAACGGCAATTGGCCCGCAGCGCAATGGCCCGATCCTGCCCCATCTGGAAGAGGAATACAAAGAATGGTCCGGCGGAAGGGATTGGAAAGACGACTTCCCCGAATGGGAGCCGGTCCACAACACATTGTTTTCAAACGGCATTCTTGGAATTGAAAATGTCGGTGGCGATTTGGACTCTGTCACTGGCAAACGCGTGACGTTTGCGTTCTTCCCCTGGAATTGGGACCGGGGGGATGGCTGCATCATTCGCCTTGTTGCAATGACAGACAAACAACAGGCCTACCGCATCGAAGCTGGCGAGACGTTCTGA
- a CDS encoding IclR family transcriptional regulator, whose amino-acid sequence MISRAATVLRSLKEHPEGLSLGQIASEVGLPRSTVQRIVGALQVERLLISNTSGGGVRLGPELGALAEAARFNTAELCRPLLTELTQATGETSDLSVLRGNKMIFIDQVPGTHRLRTVSSVGEVFPVTTTANGRACLAELPRDLALKHAQTEAAQTDGGFDVDAFAKILDQVTETGLAYDNDEHSDGISAVGFAFRDLSDELHAISVPVPTSRFIRQKPMIEVAVRKIARSVQKVMRAA is encoded by the coding sequence GTGATTTCACGCGCAGCAACGGTATTGCGCAGCCTGAAAGAGCATCCTGAAGGATTGAGCCTTGGGCAGATCGCGTCAGAGGTCGGTTTGCCGCGCTCGACCGTTCAGCGGATTGTCGGGGCCCTGCAAGTTGAACGCCTGTTGATCTCGAATACATCGGGTGGTGGCGTGCGCTTGGGCCCAGAGTTGGGCGCATTGGCTGAAGCGGCCCGATTTAACACAGCTGAATTGTGTCGGCCGCTCTTGACCGAATTGACGCAGGCGACTGGGGAAACCTCTGATCTGTCCGTATTGCGGGGCAACAAAATGATCTTCATCGACCAGGTTCCCGGAACACATCGCCTGCGCACCGTGTCCTCGGTGGGGGAGGTGTTTCCTGTGACAACGACAGCGAATGGGCGCGCCTGTCTTGCAGAGTTACCGCGCGACCTAGCTCTGAAGCATGCGCAGACAGAGGCAGCCCAGACTGACGGTGGCTTCGACGTTGACGCATTTGCGAAGATTCTGGATCAAGTCACCGAGACCGGACTTGCATACGACAATGACGAGCATTCGGACGGAATTTCTGCCGTTGGATTTGCATTCCGCGATCTTTCCGATGAACTGCACGCTATTTCGGTCCCGGTCCCGACGTCGCGGTTCATCAGACAAAAACCGATGATTGAGGTGGCGGTTCGGAAGATTGCCCGGTCGGTGCAAAAGGTCATGCGTGCTGCCTAA